A single region of the Flavobacteriales bacterium genome encodes:
- a CDS encoding cytochrome-c peroxidase — MKLKLVFVLLSFQIVFLSNCKDKDALSEKEIIAEYLNLPTTPFDYLSLNVPDFLDKKNILLQDNTPLSAATSNQIVTLGRVLFYDKNLSKNNATACASCHIQKYGFSDTATLSVGHLGGKTKRHSMGLANARFRVSARYFWDGRADNIEGQVLQPILDPVEMGMSISELVSKLNKLPYYPILFKQAYGVSDISEQKIKTALAAFVRSMISFDSKYDQGRKNRPRDSVFNNFSPLENLGKSLFFNAQKGNCGGCHNTDAMVIDSPRNNGISFEEFLANDVGYEVVSGNVNDRGKFLPPSLRNIAVRPPYMHDGRFKTLSEVIEHYSDNIAWSSTLDEHLKNGTTPARFQLTTEEKEALEAFLNTLTDPQFLTDEKYSNPFR, encoded by the coding sequence ATGAAGCTGAAATTAGTATTTGTTTTGCTTTCTTTTCAGATTGTTTTTTTGAGCAATTGTAAAGACAAAGATGCCTTATCCGAAAAAGAAATTATTGCCGAATATTTAAACCTCCCAACTACTCCTTTTGACTATCTAAGCCTGAATGTTCCTGATTTTTTAGATAAGAAAAACATCCTTCTTCAAGACAATACGCCGCTTTCTGCTGCTACTTCCAACCAAATTGTCACTTTGGGAAGGGTTTTGTTTTATGATAAAAATCTATCAAAAAACAATGCTACCGCTTGTGCCAGTTGCCATATTCAAAAATATGGTTTTAGTGATACTGCCACCCTTTCGGTAGGGCATTTAGGTGGCAAAACCAAACGCCACAGCATGGGTTTGGCCAATGCCAGGTTTAGGGTTTCAGCCCGTTATTTTTGGGATGGCCGAGCAGATAATATTGAGGGGCAAGTGTTGCAACCCATATTGGACCCCGTAGAAATGGGTATGAGCATTTCTGAACTCGTTTCGAAACTAAACAAACTGCCCTATTACCCCATTTTATTTAAGCAGGCTTATGGCGTTTCCGATATTTCCGAGCAAAAGATTAAAACGGCGTTGGCGGCCTTTGTTCGTTCTATGATTTCTTTTGACAGCAAATACGACCAGGGTAGAAAAAATCGTCCACGCGATAGCGTATTCAACAACTTTAGCCCATTGGAAAATCTTGGAAAATCATTGTTTTTCAATGCTCAAAAAGGCAACTGCGGCGGTTGCCACAATACCGATGCCATGGTTATAGACTCCCCGCGAAACAACGGCATTTCGTTTGAAGAATTTTTGGCCAACGATGTGGGTTATGAGGTGGTTTCGGGAAATGTTAACGACCGAGGCAAGTTTTTGCCGCCCTCGCTCCGCAACATAGCCGTGCGGCCTCCATATATGCACGATGGCCGATTTAAAACATTATCCGAGGTTATTGAACATTACAGCGACAATATTGCTTGGTCATCCACCCTCGACGAGCATTTGAAAAATGGCACTACTCCGGCTCGTTTTCAGCTTACCACTGAGGAAAAAGAGGCTTTAGAGGCATTTTTAAATACATTAACCGACCCGCAATTTTTGACCGATGAGAAATACTCTAATCCCTTTCGATAA
- the purQ gene encoding phosphoribosylformylglycinamidine synthase subunit PurQ, which translates to MKFGVVIFPGSNCDHDLIEVLERTSGQKVELLWHKDTDLKGVDFVFLPGGFSFGDYLRSGAIAKLSPIMQSVIEHANNGGYVMGICNGFQILCESGLLEGALLRNQNQLFICENVYLKTASTNTIITQNFDKNSIVKIPIAHAEGRFYADEKTIAELIDNDQVLFYYCDENGHVHKGTNPNGSTMSIAGITNKNRNVFGMMPHPERAADAKLFNTDGLAMFEGIMAMTNA; encoded by the coding sequence ATGAAATTTGGTGTTGTAATATTTCCGGGATCTAACTGCGACCACGATTTAATTGAAGTGCTGGAACGCACTTCTGGCCAAAAAGTGGAATTGCTTTGGCATAAAGATACCGACCTTAAAGGGGTTGACTTCGTGTTTTTGCCGGGCGGTTTTTCGTTTGGCGATTATTTGCGAAGTGGGGCCATTGCTAAACTTAGCCCCATTATGCAAAGCGTTATCGAACATGCCAACAATGGCGGATATGTGATGGGAATTTGCAATGGCTTTCAGATTTTGTGCGAGTCGGGTTTGCTGGAAGGGGCATTGCTACGCAATCAAAACCAATTGTTTATTTGCGAAAATGTGTATCTAAAAACGGCTTCCACCAACACCATAATTACTCAAAATTTCGATAAAAATTCGATTGTAAAAATACCCATTGCCCATGCCGAAGGTCGATTTTATGCCGACGAAAAAACCATTGCTGAGTTGATTGATAACGACCAAGTGTTGTTTTACTACTGCGATGAAAATGGACATGTGCATAAAGGTACAAACCCTAATGGTTCAACCATGAGCATTGCCGGAATTACAAACAAAAACAGAAATGTGTTTGGTATGATGCCGCACCCGGAACGGGCTGCCGATGCCAAATTGTTCAATACTGACGGCTTGGCAATGTTTGAGGGCATTATGGCTATGACCAACGCATAG
- a CDS encoding DUF3352 domain-containing protein — protein MKRFLKILGLLILLVIIGLLVYFKLGKVGNIDALKLVPGNAMYVLDCEKPIKNWKELSSHPIWNVLKSHPEFADLTEDANYLDSLIDNNKTAFKLVGDRRAIISAHPTTKNNYDFLFIVDLKSGAKRKIVFKGIETLLKSSDYKIKNYTYHNVEILESTDNLGEKLAFAQIEDQLVCSYTTGLVEQSIEAFEKPEFAESTFFKSCLDKCENDGLAQLYVQYSMLDELMACYMTDVADIKTLGESMRFSCLDFLTPKNKWHLEGFSNLNPEGDSYLRAVLNSGKSDHKAGDVLSNRTAWYMSFNFNSFGDFRKNLSKVLKQPSLETAEFIPNQKLIEKLLGISVEEHLLGWIGNEVTVAQLRNNNALNKSDNYLILLRSEEIAEAQKKLNTITKHLKNRTPAKFRQIDYKNHQIQYLDIKGIFKRLFGKAFDKIEKPYFTILGDFVVFANNPQTLIGQIEDYENSKTLSQLDSYQRFLDDLSESSVTVYSNPQHLDNVLMQRMKPESRTNMAKSEKYFNAFESVGLTLVADGDMLKTEVSLRLNEGNGEEMNPTNEADLAEMYAKYASEFTANDSIPDMQFVEDGIYKKFFAGTDKIEIEAETKNGVLNGDYTEFYITGEKHFEGKYKKGRKAGTWTEYGQSGEELNRTKY, from the coding sequence ATGAAGAGATTCTTAAAAATTTTGGGTCTATTGATTTTGCTGGTAATAATTGGCTTGTTGGTTTATTTTAAGCTGGGCAAGGTGGGCAATATAGATGCTCTAAAACTTGTTCCGGGCAACGCCATGTATGTGTTAGATTGCGAAAAACCGATAAAAAACTGGAAAGAACTAAGCAGCCACCCGATATGGAATGTGCTCAAATCGCACCCAGAGTTTGCTGATTTGACCGAAGATGCAAATTACCTCGACTCATTGATTGATAACAATAAAACTGCATTCAAATTGGTGGGCGACCGCAGGGCGATTATTTCTGCCCACCCTACCACCAAAAACAATTATGACTTTTTGTTTATCGTCGATTTGAAGTCGGGTGCCAAACGAAAAATTGTTTTTAAAGGCATCGAAACTCTCTTAAAATCATCTGATTACAAAATAAAAAACTACACTTACCACAATGTAGAAATACTGGAAAGCACAGACAACTTGGGCGAAAAACTGGCCTTTGCACAAATAGAAGATCAGTTGGTGTGCAGCTATACAACTGGATTGGTAGAGCAATCTATTGAGGCCTTTGAGAAGCCTGAATTTGCCGAAAGTACTTTTTTTAAATCCTGTTTAGACAAATGCGAAAATGATGGGTTGGCACAGTTGTATGTGCAATATTCGATGCTTGACGAGCTGATGGCCTGCTACATGACCGATGTAGCCGATATAAAAACTCTTGGCGAATCGATGCGGTTTAGTTGTTTGGATTTTTTGACCCCAAAAAACAAGTGGCATTTAGAGGGTTTTTCTAACCTGAACCCGGAAGGTGACTCTTATTTGCGGGCAGTGCTAAACTCTGGGAAAAGCGACCACAAAGCTGGTGATGTTTTGAGCAACCGAACAGCGTGGTACATGAGTTTTAATTTTAATTCTTTTGGCGATTTTAGAAAAAACCTTAGCAAAGTGTTAAAACAACCATCTTTAGAAACTGCCGAGTTTATTCCTAATCAAAAACTGATTGAAAAGCTGCTCGGCATATCTGTAGAAGAACACTTGCTTGGGTGGATTGGAAATGAGGTGACAGTAGCTCAATTGAGAAACAACAATGCTTTGAACAAATCCGACAACTACCTTATTCTGCTGCGTTCGGAAGAAATTGCCGAAGCCCAGAAAAAGTTAAACACCATTACCAAACACCTAAAAAACCGCACTCCGGCCAAATTCAGGCAAATCGACTATAAAAATCATCAAATTCAATACTTAGACATAAAGGGTATTTTTAAACGACTATTTGGAAAAGCTTTCGATAAAATAGAAAAACCCTACTTTACCATTTTGGGCGATTTTGTAGTTTTTGCCAACAACCCACAAACCCTCATTGGCCAAATCGAAGATTACGAAAACAGCAAAACACTGAGTCAACTTGATTCTTACCAACGATTTTTAGACGATCTCTCCGAGAGTAGCGTAACGGTGTACTCCAACCCTCAGCATCTCGACAATGTGTTGATGCAGCGTATGAAACCCGAAAGCAGAACCAATATGGCCAAAAGCGAAAAATATTTCAATGCGTTTGAAAGTGTTGGCCTAACATTGGTTGCCGATGGAGACATGCTTAAAACCGAAGTTTCATTGAGGTTAAACGAAGGAAATGGCGAAGAAATGAACCCAACCAACGAAGCCGACTTGGCCGAAATGTACGCTAAATATGCCTCTGAGTTTACGGCCAACGATTCCATACCGGATATGCAGTTTGTGGAAGATGGTATCTACAAAAAGTTTTTTGCCGGAACCGACAAAATTGAAATTGAGGCTGAAACCAAAAACGGCGTGTTAAATGGCGATTATACTGAGTTTTACATTACAGGAGAAAAACACTTTGAAGGCAAATATAAAAAGGGTAGAAAAGCCGGAACATGGACCGAATACGGCCAGTCTGGCGAGGAGTTGAACAGAACGAAATATTAA
- a CDS encoding glycosyltransferase family 39 protein, with product MVWFGVFFLFLYFRSYFFITANKGLEFDQTLFQTVANQLLHGRTLYNDIWASKPPMIYVVGMINHYLPYRILEFLLGVLTVFNIVSIAGNWLKKWWQVLAVLILFLTLFYNGLLYGRGGYTEEYGLQFLILSITFLLKFHQNEQKKQLLFAGIFAATATLFKEPFVFSIIPWWLFLVFTYNFKKWIPFVWGGLLGLLPFTFYLLFTGGVGGFLKYINYTSAYSKFLDLNLMQKLSIGLNKYLQIFEPIGSFAAFLPLLIFFAFLLPSTNKKLCLVIASQFVVELLSCCVSGYTFGHYFLQMIFSYSIVSVVGVVSLTEFLQQRRFPFVNTALLIFAVVFSYQNLNSFQQNGSKENPTLLAKPFEKTIEKYIPTGASVYIDDPDLASFYLRNKYYTNSYIPIPVFHFFVIQDDYAQVRFNIFKKTLIERPNQFIIQSSETLGLTNKYKDIKAFLLEKYEKIYDSKIENKGLIIWRLK from the coding sequence ATGGTATGGTTTGGCGTGTTTTTTCTTTTCCTTTATTTCAGAAGCTATTTTTTTATTACTGCAAACAAAGGTTTAGAATTTGACCAAACACTTTTTCAAACGGTTGCCAACCAGTTGCTTCATGGTCGCACATTGTATAATGATATTTGGGCCAGCAAACCGCCGATGATTTATGTCGTTGGTATGATAAACCATTATTTGCCCTACCGCATTTTAGAGTTTTTGCTCGGAGTGCTCACGGTGTTCAACATTGTTTCTATTGCCGGAAATTGGTTAAAAAAATGGTGGCAGGTTTTGGCTGTACTCATTTTGTTTTTAACACTTTTCTACAATGGGCTTTTGTATGGTCGAGGTGGATATACCGAAGAGTATGGCCTACAATTTCTTATATTATCAATCACTTTTTTATTAAAATTTCATCAAAACGAACAAAAGAAACAATTACTTTTTGCCGGAATATTTGCAGCAACGGCCACCTTGTTTAAAGAGCCATTTGTTTTTTCGATTATCCCGTGGTGGTTGTTTTTAGTTTTTACATACAACTTCAAAAAATGGATTCCTTTTGTGTGGGGTGGTTTGCTTGGGCTATTGCCGTTTACCTTTTATTTGCTGTTTACAGGGGGAGTTGGTGGTTTTCTAAAATATATAAACTATACCTCGGCATATAGCAAGTTTTTGGATTTAAACCTTATGCAAAAACTATCCATTGGCCTAAACAAATACCTCCAAATTTTTGAACCTATTGGCTCTTTTGCAGCCTTCTTACCCCTGCTCATATTTTTTGCATTTCTACTTCCAAGCACCAATAAAAAACTGTGTCTTGTCATTGCTTCACAGTTTGTAGTAGAGCTATTGAGCTGCTGTGTGTCGGGCTACACGTTTGGCCATTATTTTTTGCAGATGATTTTTTCTTATTCCATTGTTTCTGTAGTGGGCGTCGTTAGTTTGACGGAGTTCTTACAGCAACGAAGGTTTCCGTTTGTTAACACTGCTTTGTTGATTTTTGCTGTGGTATTTTCATATCAAAATCTCAACTCATTTCAACAAAATGGATCAAAAGAAAACCCAACATTATTGGCTAAGCCGTTTGAAAAAACAATTGAAAAGTACATTCCAACCGGAGCAAGTGTCTATATCGACGACCCGGATTTGGCAAGTTTTTATCTCAGAAATAAGTACTATACCAATTCGTACATCCCGATTCCGGTATTTCATTTTTTTGTTATTCAGGATGATTATGCCCAAGTGCGGTTTAACATATTCAAAAAAACACTGATAGAAAGGCCGAACCAATTCATTATTCAATCAAGTGAAACATTGGGTTTAACCAACAAATACAAGGATATAAAGGCATTTTTATTAGAGAAATATGAAAAAATATACGACTCAAAGATAGAAAACAAAGGCCTAATAATCTGGCGGTTAAAATGA
- a CDS encoding RNA polymerase sigma factor produces the protein MTLQEFNICVNQLGPRLLQFADRQISDIEQAKDMVQESFIALMNKLDGVETEKAKPFLFAVVRNKVKDFYKLKKDTVEIESQHQIGSTQAAYESKDLVYKALEKLSARDKELIVLRDLEAYSYEEISDMVDLSLAQVKVYLFRARKAFKEQIIKLEVYHDK, from the coding sequence GTGACACTCCAAGAATTCAATATCTGCGTCAATCAACTGGGTCCTCGGTTGCTTCAATTTGCCGACAGGCAGATTAGCGATATTGAGCAAGCCAAAGATATGGTGCAGGAGAGTTTTATAGCCTTGATGAACAAACTTGACGGTGTGGAAACGGAAAAGGCCAAACCCTTTTTGTTTGCCGTGGTTCGAAACAAAGTCAAGGATTTTTATAAGCTAAAAAAAGATACTGTTGAAATTGAATCGCAACACCAAATTGGCAGTACTCAAGCGGCTTATGAGAGCAAAGACCTTGTATATAAAGCATTGGAAAAATTGTCGGCAAGAGATAAAGAACTGATTGTGCTTCGCGATTTGGAGGCATATAGCTATGAGGAAATTTCGGATATGGTAGATTTGAGTTTGGCTCAGGTAAAAGTCTATTTATTTAGAGCCAGAAAGGCTTTCAA